aggatTATTTCCATGTTgtagaataaggtggatagagaTAAAGTTTAGGATTGTAATTTTTTGGTTGTGTTACAGCACACCATGagtgtatattacattttttatttgcttttggtTTCTAATAGCACAGCAGGACTTGGAAACTGTGACCCGTGACACCAGAATTGGACCAGAGTGTTAAGTGTTGACCGTTTCGTCACTACTGAATACACCATGTGAAGAATAAAACATATGTGAATGTGCTGTGATTAAATGACAgcttttaaatttcaataagCAAATTTAGAGCAAACAAGTGGAAGAAACAGCCACTGACAGACAATGACGGTaacaaacagttatttttattctgtttgcTGAAAAATAGACATGTTCCAAGAACAAGAACAGCTCCGATTCCTTCTGTCTCCTTCCCAACAGTGGACGGACAAAGCAAACCAGAAGCTTTTGAGACGATTACCAGCATTCTGATCGACACACCTCTGAAAACACATCCACATATGTCTGTTTAAACAAGAAGAATTGTTTCTTGAAGCAGCTgctatacagtatattataaatttaatatttttagactTCATTTAAGCCTGTCGGAGAGATTCGGTTATTAAATATCCTGCGATTGGTGCGAGAAGATCATTAGCAAGCCTTGTCATTTTCAGACATCTGAATACATATGTTTAATGATAATTCATAATCAATAAATGACACAAAAGATTACGCTCAGAAGCAACAGAGACGGTTATCAACCTTCTTGAAAGTAGTTTACAATGTTTCGCTGAATTGTGATCATGCAACATTTGCACCaatcaatgcaaaaaaaaaaaaattaacaataataagaaGCAAATAACTGAGTGGCACAAATACTTTAGAAACAAAAGCAATCCGTGACTCTAATTATGAAGTCaaagagaaacacaaaacaagaaaggcagacagagagaaaaagtgGCGTTATCTCCAGCAGAACATCAGCGTACGGATGGTCCTAACGGGCTCCGCTGCGATGAGTGTAATTACCTACAGACAGTGACTGCGCTTAATGTCCTCTTGAGGAAACCGAGGCTGGTGCAAGAATGATGTGCAACACAATGAGAGGATATTACATAATCCCACAGGCGAACTTAACCGTAATCTATTTTCACTCCTTGATATCGCAGGCGGTGATGTATTTGAGTATAACGGATGCGCGGTATTGAGATGTGTGAAATTGTGGCTTGGAACGCATCGCATTGTCAACTAACTATTGATTGACTGTAGCAATAGAGCGTGAAGCGTTCGCTAGGAGAGATTCGGAGAAAAATTGCACCTTAGGTGACGGCACTGAACCAACGTGCTGCTTTCTGAATGAGCAATGACAAATCATTGTAGTTTCTGTTGACAATGTTAGTAAGACAGCCGTGATGAATTAGCCGCTAACGCGCAGCCCTCCGTTCTGCTTGTTTATGAGTTTTACCGAGTGACTTTTCTCATATATCACGATGGAAATTGCGATTACGGCGAGAGGCTGTGTTCGGGTTCATTGTAATAGAGAAACTATTCTCGCTTATTCGGTATTAATATACACATGCCTTGACGCCTCTAAAGAATATGTTGCTCTTTGGAACAGCTGCCTAAAGGTGTTCTGATTCCTAGCCGTAGCACGCGAGTATATTTGTGCTGTATGTCTTTATTCAGGAGCACCAGTGATGATCGACGGGGTACGCTTACGTTAGTCTCCATAAATACTCTCGGTACTCTTGCTCAATATAGACGAATGATATGCGCCAGAGAAAGTGCAGTGTTATCTATCTCTACTGTTCCTGGAACGGTTGTTTAGTTTTGCACGAAACCATCGGACGTTTAACGGGCGGTTTGGGTGGCGAGAGGTCAGGTTTCCGCTCCGGGCTGGACGCTCTGCACTTTGGAGAGCGTGACGGGCACTTTGCCCTCTCCCGGAGTGGGCGCGCGGGTGACGGGCTGGACGGAGGCCTGGATCTCGGCGAGTCGCTCTTTGAAGCGCTGCTGCAGACGGAGCTCTTCTTTGGAGCTGCCCTGAGAGCAGGCGGCCAGCAGCAGCCCCACCGCCATCCCGCTGCCGCCCACGCAGAACAGCACGGCGCCGGCCAGCTTACAGGCGTCCAGGGCCCGGTTGAAGCGCACCGCGCGGCCGTCCACGAACAGCAGCTCGTCTTCTCCGAACGCTTCGAGTCGAGGCGGCGTGGCGTAGCCCACCAGCAGCACGGATAACCCCGCGACCAGAATCAGAGCGCCCAGCGCGAGACAGACCTGATGGAGAGAAGATGAAGGATGAAGCAGTGACATCTCATGCATTTAATCGTGATTCAGTCTGATGTCTGCACACACACAAGACTCCACCAGCCCGGAAATGAGCGTTTCTGATCTGATCTACTCCGTTAAAAACAAGAGCCGCAAACTCTAGACCAGTTAAAAAGCTGACAGAGAGGCATTTTCTTCTAAGAAATTTGTGAAATCATTTGTGAAAATTCTGAGGATATTGAAAATATCAGAACAGAACTACATGTTGATTAGGCTGCaactttaaactgtaaaatgactgttAAAAACTATGATTTAAGGAACTTTACAGttcaaacaaaaaacttttgacagaaGTTAGtcttataaaatgataaacttcACATTCAG
The sequence above is drawn from the Labeo rohita strain BAU-BD-2019 chromosome 16, IGBB_LRoh.1.0, whole genome shotgun sequence genome and encodes:
- the nrsn1 gene encoding neurensin-1 is translated as MTSCSEICGSDYAEQSHGALSSGYQGYGVRSYLHQFYEECTASIWERDEDFQTQRSPSRWSSVLWKVCLALGALILVAGLSVLLVGYATPPRLEAFGEDELLFVDGRAVRFNRALDACKLAGAVLFCVGGSGMAVGLLLAACSQGSSKEELRLQQRFKERLAEIQASVQPVTRAPTPGEGKVPVTLSKVQSVQPGAET